From Glycine max cultivar Williams 82 chromosome 11, Glycine_max_v4.0, whole genome shotgun sequence, the proteins below share one genomic window:
- the LOC100815568 gene encoding serine decarboxylase 1-like — protein sequence MTGELLKRASVVDFTDESQPPLADPTRTIEVDNGFKKSKLWKPPRYKDTRVDEVFAAKKSKFKIASGKENAKHFSINNPGDPFIESNYGVHSRQFEVGVLDWFAWLWELEKDEYWGYITNYGTEGNLHGILVGREVFPNGILYASQESHYSVFKAARMYIMECVKINTLWSGEIDCDGFEAKLLCHKDKPGIVDVNIVLKCHFLTVQFFVAILVFSDTQHTKNFKHCLISFFLL from the exons ATGACTG GAGAGCTGTTGAAACGGGCAAGTGTTGTCGACTTTACTGATGAATCTCAGCCCCCCTTGGCTGATCCTACAAG GACCATTGAAGTGGACAAtggatttaaaaaatcaaagttgTGGAAGCCCCCAAGATACAAAGACACACGGGTTGATGAAGTATTTGCTGCCAAAAAGTCCAAGTTTAAAATTGCATCTGGCAAGGAAAATGCAAag CATTTTTCCATCAACAACCCGGGGGATCCTTTCATTGAAAGCAATTATGGTGTCCACTCTAGGCAGTTTGAGGTTGGTGTTTTGGACTGGTTCGCGTGGTTGTGGGAACTCGAGAAAGATGAGTATTGGGGCTATATAacaaactatggcacagaaggcAATCTTCATGGCATCCTAGTGGG GAGAGAGGTGTTCCCTAATGGGATTTTATATGCCTCACAGGAATCACATTATTCTGTTTTCAAAGCTGCTAGAATGTACATAATGGAATGTGTGAAGATTAACACTCTTTGGTCTGGTGAGATTGATTGTGATGGTTTTGAGGCCAAGCTTCTTTGTCACAAGGACAAGCCAGGAATTGTGGATGTGAACATAG TCTTGAAATGTCACTTTTTGACTGTTCAATTTTTCGTTGCTATCCTCGTGTTTTCTGACACACAACATACTAAGAATTTTAAACATTGTCTAATTAGCTTCTTCCTTTTGTGA